One genomic segment of Arachis duranensis cultivar V14167 chromosome 4, aradu.V14167.gnm2.J7QH, whole genome shotgun sequence includes these proteins:
- the LOC107485479 gene encoding uncharacterized protein LOC107485479 produces the protein MVIKNCRRLDLPDEEWEGLQSLKYLAMEEIMELKSLPEGIKHLTSLKDLFITNCLELTTLTEVIGDLTSLEWLSIRDCHKLAMLPQSYLNKEQDGDLALQMKINACYSWIFQCTTLGSRFLRIQPNQLRSPALSQPIGNRRTAQHWKRTMTDHSETQQPPRTNANLTAANTALLAENQWMAELLAAMQNNGDRKVDSKRTNAEQHEEHQSESNAKTEETVTKSRRRRANPFSKDIMSYKMPQNFTLLMTLTPYKGIGDPKVHVTKFESMMFLNSDCDPILCRSFPTFLNGAALQWFSNFPAGSITSFDEFVKMFINHFAASKIYVRDSDYLITINQGLHESLKDYMTRFTTAAMEIPDLNPEVQLHAIKSGLQPGKFQEAIAVAKPKTLEEFQDKATGQIEIEELRETRRNEKPPSRKDDDKSGRFNTRREDIIKDILHNRLIKPPVKAGTYHDQKYVDKGKHCAFHQKFGHTTDEYVAAKDLLERLARQGLLDKYIGSRNQKEAADTSKPRYNSERRDKGTWCDPVETPTSKGIINNISGGFAGGGITSTERKQNYRAMMTMEGTQ, from the exons ATGGTTATCAAAAACTGTAGAAGACTTGATTTACCTGATGAGGAATGGGAGGGCCTGCAAAGCCTCAAATACCTGGCAATGGAGGAAATAATGGAGCTAAAATCTCTTCCTGAAGGAATTAAACATCTTACCTCTCTAAAAGATCTATTCATCACGAATTGTCTTGAGTTAACAACTTTGACTGAGGTCATAGGCGACCTTACATCCCTTGAATGGCTTTCAATCAGGGACTGCCACAAGTTAGCTATGCTTCCCCAAA GTTATTTGAACAAAGAACAAGATGGAGACTTGGCATTACAGATGAAGATCAATGCATGTTACTCTTGGATTTTTCAAT GTACCACGCTCGGGTCCAGATTCTTGAGGATACAACCCAACCAGCTTAGATCGCCGGCTTTATCTCAACCGATAGGAAACCGACGTACAGCTCAGCACTG GAAAAGAACCATGACGGATCATTCGGAAACTCAACAACCTCCCCGGACAAATGCTAACCTCACGGCCGCAAACACTGCGCTTCTAGCAGAGAACCAGTGGATGGCCGAACTGTTGGCGGCGATGCAAAACAACGGAGATCGGAAGGTCGATAGCAAAAGGACAAATGCTGAACAGCACGAAGAACATCAGTCAGAGTCCAATGCTAAGACAGAAGAAACTGTCACCAAGTCTAGGAGGCGACGAGCTAACCCATTCTCTAAAGACATAATGAGTTACAAAATGCCCCAGAATTTTACACTCCTGATGACCCTAACACCATACAAGGGGATCGGGGACCCAAAAGTCCATGTCACCAAATTCGAGTCCATGATGTTTCTCAACAGTGACTGTGACCCCATTTTATGCCGATCCTTTCCTACTTTCCTAAATGGAGCTGCTTTGCAGTGGTTTTCTAATTTTCCTGCAGGGTCCATAACTAGCTTTGACGAATTCGTCAAGATGTTCATCAATCACTTCGCAGCCTCCAAAATTTATGTGAGAGACTCGGATTATCTCATCACGATCAATCAAGGTCTGCATGAAAGCCTCAAGGACTACATGACGCGTTTCACCACGGCGGCCATGGAGATCCCTGACTTAAACCCAGAAGTACAATTGCATGCTATCAAGAGTGGCCTCCAACCAGGAAAGTTCCAGGAAGCCATAGCTGTGGCCAAGCCGAAGACGCTAGAGGAATTCCAAGACAAGGCCACGGGACAGATCGAAATAGAAGAACTGCGTGAAACGCGAAGAAATGAAAAACCACCATCACGAAAAGACGATGACAAGTCGGGCAG GTTCAACACGAGAAGAGAGGACATAATAAAGGATATATTACACAACAGACTCATAAAGCCACCAGTCAAAGCGGGAACATACCATGATCAAAAGTACGTGGACAAAGGAAAGCATTGCGCGTTCCACCAGAAGTTCGGCCACACCACGGACGAGTATGTGGCAGCTAAGGACTTATTGGAAAGATTGGCAAGACAGGGGCTACTAGACAAATACATCGGTTCAAGGAACCAGAAGGAAGCAGCTGACACGAGCAAGCCGAGGTATAACTCGGAACGCAGAGACAAAGGAACATGGTGTGACCCAGTAGAAACCCCCACATCCAAAGGGATCATAAACAACATATCAGGAGGTTTCGCCGGAGGAGGGATAACAAGCACAGAAAGGAAGCAAAATTACAGAGCCATGATGACAATGGAAGGAACTCAGTAG
- the LOC107485553 gene encoding putative disease resistance RPP13-like protein 1, translating into MPVCLQNRAPWQHSSLFTGLHLVAYFLNSSKLRIDYNALTDSTKLPVKSNKKLTDSDVQGGEIEFVGRKEAKERWIKRILEPTRVDNGNFPVFAIVGIQGIGKTRFAEHVCNDDSIISKFGSVIWIDGIRDDEFYVESVLNRVNGMIHESAMKKKMMKLEEKKNDSIVMEENLDLGEAVSEQNRFLLVLDDFPNENREEWVKLQQKLVETHGSAGGAILVTTRNYLVVDVISPKFRQSLGELSKEDSWILFEQVVGGKGEEGGPSESDTRDTQMKMVKKCCGVPLAIIRMARMFRSREVKESELDYLEVEFMQEMQLIYLNELPSWHLKQCFAYLSFIFSTSYMVLSEILIKHWMAEGYLGPVNMCCVSSSPQYPQPEDLGLDCIREFCRRSILDETDFCSVPYDLMKELSNFVAGKENFHIHMYNNDKTVKETIRRVELTDDFDVSNSRLKSLLSNNKNLRAVSFNMSLLDTWSLRILDEVKLSWSICAFKSLRVLKLSELGMKMLPISIGELKSLRYLNLSRNNMKKLPNSICKLKHLQTLVLSHCHKLRELPHDLNRMRSLRHLEIEECMHLTHMPSKMKKLTNLQTLSQFVASSSQNYKSVQDFGDLISLNNLRGKLEISHLERLKFKEGEDGHAYLKDKQYLKHLILKWNHEDEEEEEEEDDNNNNNDQICLGHLKHHANLQELHIVGYRGRQFSDWLWSLENLVEFNLYNCSTCESLPPLDGFPKLKILKLQRLDSLQYITDRVGDCSELGLELLKELSISDCPKLSSWWKGRTCSIAIFGSISEMIIRYCPELGCMPLYPNLDNRLVLEGSSVKPLLETINHTSASNSSPLPDSDLVSNSSPPLSKLKYLSMITVEEQSLLPEDWAKNLISLEYLYISDKKVSHFKEKK; encoded by the coding sequence ATGCCAGTGTGCCTCCAAAACAGAGCACCATGGCAACATTCTTCTCTCTTTACAGGCCTACACCTCGTGGCCTACTTCTTAAACTCGAGCAAATTGAGAATCGACTACAACGCATTAACCGACTCAACCAAGCTTCCTGTGAAGAGCAACAAAAAGCTAACGGACTCGGATGTGCAGGGTGGAGAAATAGAGTTTGTCGGGAGAAAAGAAGCTAAGGAAAGATGGATAAAGAGGATCTTGGAACCGACAAGAGTGGATAATGGCAATTTTCCAGTCTTTGCCATTGTAGGGATTCAAGGGATAGGGAAGACGAGATTTGCTGAACATGTTTGTAACGATGACAGTATTATAAGTAAGTTTGGTTCCGTGATTTGGATTGACGGCATCCGTGATGATGAGTTCTATGTCGAGTCTGTTTTGAACCGTGTGAATGGTATGATTCATGAATCcgcaatgaagaagaagatgatgaaactggaagagaagaagaatgacTCTATTGTTATGGAGGAAAATCTTGATCTTGGAGAAGCCGTGAGCGAGCAGAACAGATTTCTTCTTGTGCTGGATGACTTTCCAAATGAGAACCGTGAGGAATGGGTCAAGTTGCAGCAGAAACTGGTGGAGACACATGGTTCAGCTGGAGGTGCAATCCTTGTAACTACACGTAATTATCTTGTAGTCGATGTTATTAGCCCAAAATTTCGGCAAAGCCTAGGAGAGCTGAGCAAAGAAGATTCATGGATTCTATTTGAGCAAGTTGTAggaggaaaaggagaagaaggaggtCCAAGTGAGTCAGATACCAGAGACACACAAATGAAGATGGTAAAAAAGTGCTGTGGTGTCCCCTTAGCGATAATAAGAATGGCTAGAATGTTCAGGTCTCGTGAGGTTAAAGAATCAGAGTTAGACTATTTAGAGGTGGAATTTATGCAGGAGATGCAGTTGATATATCTCAACGAGCTCCCCTCTTGGCATCTAAAGCAATGTTTTGCTTATTTATCGTTTATATTCTCTACGTCATATATGGTTCTTTCTGAGATTTTAATTAAGCATTGGATGGCGGAGGGATATCTTGGACCTGTGAATATGtgttgtgtttcttcttctcctcaatACCCACAACCAGAAGATTTGGGTCTCGACTGTATACGAGAGTTTTGCCGCAGGTCAATCTTAGATGAGACCGACTTCTGCTCTGTGCCTTATGATCTAATGAAAGAACTATCAAACTTTGTGGCTGGCAAGGAGAACTTCCATATCCACATGTACAATAATGACAAGACTGTCAAGGAAACAATCCGCCGAGTGGAGCTGACTGATGACTTTGATGTTTCAAATAGTAGACTCAAATCACTCCTTTCTAACAACAAGAACCTGCGTGCAGTCTCCTTCAACATGTCCCTTCTCGATACGTGGTCATTGCGGATTCTAGACGAGGTGAAGTTAAGTTGGTCTATTTGTGCGTTCAAGAGCTTGCGTGTGTTGAAACTATCAGAGCTGGGTATGAAGATGTTACCCATTTCAATTGGGGAGTTGAAGAGTTTAAGATACCTTAATCTATCACGCAACAACATGAAGAAGCTTCCCAATTCCATTTGTAAGTTGAAGCATTTACAGACATTAGTATTGTCTCATTGTCACAAGCTCAGAGAGTTGCCCCATGATTTGAATCGTATGAGGAGTCTTAGGCACCTGGAGATAGAGGAATGTATGCATCTGACACACATGCCTTCTAAGATGAAGAAACTGACAAATCTTCAAACATTGTCACAATTCGTGGCCAGCAGCAGCCAAAATTACAAGAGCGTTCAAGATTTTGGGGATCTCATTAGTCTGAACAACTTGAGAGGGAAGTTGGAAATTTCACATTTGGAGCGATTGAAATTTAAGGAAGGGGAGGATGGACATGCCTATTTGAAAGATAAACAGTATCTTAAGCACCTTATTCTGAAATGGAATCATGAAgacgaggaggaggaggaggaggaggatgacaataataataacaatgaccAAATATGCCTAGGACATCTTAAGCATCATGCAAATCTACAAGAGCTACACATTGTTGGATATAGAGGTAGACAGTTTTCAGATTGGCTCTGGTCCCTTGAAAATCTTGTTGAGTTCAATTTGTACAACTGCTCCACATGTGAATCTCTTCCTCCGTTAGATGGATTTCCTAAACTAAAAATTCTCAAACTTCAGAGATTGGATTCTCTGCAGTACATAACAGACCGAGTAGGTGATTGCAGTGAGCTAGGACTGGAACTCCTAAAAGAACTTTCAATATCAGATTGCCCAAAGCTCAGTAGCTGGTGGAAGGGTAGAACTTGCAGCATTGCTATATTCGGTTCCATATCAGAAATGATTATCAGATACTGTCCAGAACTAGGATGTATGCCACTGTATCCAAATCTCGATAACAGGTTGGTGCTAGAAGGCTCCAGCGTGAAACCATTGCTGGAAACCATCAATCATACAAGTGCTAGCAATAGCAGTCCGCTACCAGATTCAGACCTGGTTTCAAATTCTTCCCCACCTCTCTCCAAGCTGAAATATTTATCAATGATAACTGTGGAGGAACAATCTCTTCTTCCAGAAGATTGGGCAAAAAACCTCATTTCTCTTGAATATCTTTATATTAGTGACAAAAAAGTCTCTCACTTCAAGGAAAAGAAGTGA
- the LOC107485480 gene encoding pentatricopeptide repeat-containing protein At5g61400-like, which produces MKFDILSDGGALFAKNIERVQPLYDFSDGIANNAHNHFPRKVFSRNSRRRQNYWKLNLVLSNSHTACSSLFHALTHSKAPNFVSVLIVAFCELGHVQEALSVYRNVSSLPLLKACNALLHALVNTHRFDSLWEVYGDMVSRGFSPTIVSYGILMQCCCSQADSVGARKLFDEMLHRKIEPTVVVYTIMIRVLCNEGRMGDAEGVFRLMRESGVAPNLYTYKTLMDGYGNVANVIWAFELYAEMLW; this is translated from the exons ATGAAGTTTGATATTCTCAGCGATGGTGGTGCTCTTTTTGCCAAAAATATTGAGAGAGTTCAACCTCTCTATGATTTTAGCGATGGTATCGCCAACAATGCTCACAACCATTTTCCCCGCAAAGTCTTCTCTCGCAACAGCAGAAGGAGACAAAATTACTGGAAGCTTAACCT TGTCCTCTCCAATTCCCACACCGCCTGCTCCTCCCTCTTCCACGCGCTCACCCACTCCAAAGCCCCCAACTTCGTTTCCGTCCTCATAGTCGCCTTCTGCGAATTGGGTCATGTCCAAGAAGCTCTATCGGTGTATAGAAACGTCTCTTCTTTGCCTCTCTTGAAGGCTTGCAATGCGCTTCTTCACGCCCTCGTCAACACCCATAGATTTGATTCACTGTGGGAGGTCTATGGGGACATGGTGTCGCGTGGATTCTCCCCTACCATTGTGAGCTACGGCATTTTGATGCAGTGCTGCTGCAGCCAAGCTGATTCTGTTGGTGCACGCAAGCTATTTGATGAAATGCTCCACCGCAAAATTGAACCAACTGTTGTGGTTTACACTATTATGATCCGTGTTCTTTGCAATGAGGGTCGAATGGGAGATGCCGAGGGCGTTTTCCGTTTGATGAGGGAATCCGGAGTGGCGCCTAATTTGTACACTTATAAGACTCTCATGGATGGTTATGGCAATGTAGCTAATGTGATCTGGGCTTTCGAGTTGTATGCTGAAATGCTCTGGTAA